From Aquificaceae bacterium, a single genomic window includes:
- a CDS encoding HEAT repeat domain-containing protein produces MIETGNIEHIKDLDRTSLKLNSLRGRAFIDILIELYDLNSEYINKIARMYEVDKYYVNRLKSGSSRNRLEAVKILTNLGFTDKFKEIIDTIRKEENSEFLYRMLFYLTKSSLNIHQIEEVIYTILDKYKKGKLSFKEMSVLFSNMINKLSMNEVGRLIELLNDEEQALMAFLDALYSSEDKDNIPLDVILNLLNKYNPEILSRALKVIAMFKGRNLEKGDTLVHVFLSHPVWYVRLNAVKALESFRCNRYVIKKLAELLYDDNWQVRSASAGMLVRCMEGNFDIILSILESKDEYAKQAIAEAISKSNAGVKLKEALKACDTEDLIYAIKIMEILYHELGFTNTISQEDIEEVRKLCII; encoded by the coding sequence GTGATAGAAACGGGGAATATAGAGCATATAAAAGATTTGGATAGGACCTCATTGAAACTCAATTCTCTGAGAGGAAGAGCCTTTATAGATATTCTTATTGAATTGTATGATTTGAATTCAGAATATATAAATAAAATTGCCAGAATGTATGAAGTAGACAAGTATTACGTAAACAGGTTAAAAAGTGGTTCCAGTAGAAACAGACTTGAAGCTGTTAAAATTCTTACAAATCTTGGTTTTACAGATAAGTTTAAGGAAATAATAGACACAATTAGAAAAGAGGAAAATTCGGAATTTCTATACAGAATGCTTTTCTATTTAACAAAAAGTTCCTTAAACATACATCAGATTGAAGAGGTCATTTACACCATACTAGATAAATACAAAAAGGGTAAGCTTTCTTTCAAAGAGATGTCTGTTTTGTTTTCCAATATGATTAATAAGCTCAGTATGAACGAAGTTGGAAGATTGATTGAATTATTAAATGATGAAGAACAGGCACTTATGGCGTTTCTTGATGCGCTATATTCTTCAGAAGACAAGGATAATATACCTTTAGATGTAATTTTAAACCTATTAAATAAGTACAATCCTGAAATACTTTCAAGAGCTTTAAAGGTTATAGCAATGTTTAAAGGTAGAAATTTAGAAAAGGGAGATACTTTAGTGCATGTTTTTCTGAGCCATCCAGTATGGTACGTTAGGCTAAATGCAGTTAAGGCTCTTGAATCTTTCAGATGCAATAGATACGTTATAAAGAAGCTTGCGGAGCTTCTTTACGATGATAATTGGCAAGTCAGAAGTGCGTCTGCAGGTATGCTGGTAAGGTGCATGGAGGGTAATTTTGATATAATACTTTCCATATTGGAATCAAAGGATGAATACGCAAAACAAGCTATTGCTGAGGCGATATCAAAATCAAACGCTGGTGTGAAGCTTAAGGAGGCCCTAAAAGCGTGTGACACAGAAGATTTAATTTATGCAATTAAAATAATGGAGATTCTATACCATGAATTAGGTTTTACAAATACCATAAGCCAGGAAGATATTGAGGAGGTAAGGAAATTATGTATTATTTAG
- a CDS encoding NAD(P)H-dependent glycerol-3-phosphate dehydrogenase — protein sequence MNFSILGGGRWGVALAIHLGKLGHSIMVFDRKEETVRTIEEGKHPYMEGVRLRNVGATQDLEDALAFSDYVIIALPVQAIREVLAQKPLRGKRVVSASKGLEVGTEKRVSELLLELEPSLKVFCLSGPSFASEVSKGLPTALVLAGEELEEMEKIRNWISSENFRVYLSTDLVGVELGGALKNVIAIACGISDGLGLGENARASLMTRGLAEMVRIGVSLGARKDTFYGLSGMGDLFLTASSAQSRNRTFGYLLGQGLPLEEALKRLNQTVEGIHTVRAVQRLAMDRKIHTPINNAVYRVVVEGYPPKDVALELLKRPPQSPFEMI from the coding sequence ATGAACTTTTCCATTCTTGGCGGTGGCCGGTGGGGGGTTGCTCTTGCCATTCATCTCGGTAAACTGGGGCACAGCATCATGGTGTTTGACAGGAAAGAGGAAACGGTGAGAACTATTGAGGAAGGAAAGCATCCCTACATGGAGGGCGTCAGGCTCAGGAACGTGGGAGCCACTCAGGACCTTGAGGATGCACTTGCCTTTTCAGATTATGTAATAATAGCCCTTCCAGTCCAGGCCATAAGGGAGGTGTTAGCCCAAAAACCTCTGAGGGGTAAGAGGGTTGTCTCCGCTTCCAAGGGACTTGAGGTGGGCACTGAAAAGAGAGTTTCCGAGCTTCTTCTTGAGCTTGAACCCTCTCTGAAGGTCTTTTGTCTGTCTGGTCCATCCTTTGCCAGCGAGGTTTCAAAAGGGCTTCCCACAGCCCTTGTGCTCGCAGGTGAAGAACTTGAGGAAATGGAGAAGATAAGAAACTGGATAAGCTCTGAGAACTTCAGGGTTTATCTTTCCACAGACCTTGTGGGTGTTGAGCTTGGTGGTGCCCTGAAAAATGTTATCGCCATTGCCTGCGGTATATCTGATGGTCTTGGTCTGGGAGAGAATGCAAGGGCTTCCCTTATGACCAGAGGGCTTGCAGAGATGGTTAGGATTGGTGTTTCTCTTGGTGCAAGAAAGGATACCTTCTACGGACTCTCTGGCATGGGGGATTTATTTCTTACCGCCAGTTCTGCACAGTCAAGGAACAGAACCTTTGGCTATCTTCTAGGTCAGGGCCTTCCTCTGGAAGAAGCCCTCAAAAGGCTCAATCAAACAGTGGAAGGTATACATACCGTAAGAGCTGTTCAGAGGCTGGCAATGGATAGGAAAATACATACCCCTATAAACAATGCGGTTTACAGGGTTGTGGTTGAGGGTTATCCTCCAAAGGATGTGGCTCTTGAGCTTCTGAAAAGACCTCCTCAGAGCCCTTTTGAGATGATATGA
- a CDS encoding AI-2E family transporter: MRERVFLYFLLTLTAFFVALAFTMLLPFLKPILWAVIFSLVLYPIHIKLSRKIGNTSSALLLTLLVLALVVIPFSLVLTMAIRQSIELLHLAVSLTQNSSYMDLIKGTLENPLLKRIFTEEEIKGFLAYLESEEFRNILMSGLRDFLQRGLNLAASMLPAIGGFIFKTFVFLLTLFFILRDGPKFVRFAERFLPMHREDIEQVSITIYKTVLATVYGSIGVGIAQSSVGFIGYKLAGMDYAILLAMATFISSFIPPFGAGFVWFPVAVYTLATKGTYPGVFMFLYGMFIISTIDNFIRPLIMKMGISVPYIVLFFSIVGGLLTFGFVGIFLGPIIFTTLFTLALIYEKRVLGKEEPTQARAS, translated from the coding sequence GTGAGAGAAAGAGTCTTTCTTTACTTTCTCCTTACTCTGACAGCCTTTTTTGTGGCACTTGCCTTTACAATGCTTCTGCCCTTTCTAAAGCCCATACTCTGGGCTGTCATATTTTCTCTGGTTCTGTATCCCATACACATTAAACTCTCAAGAAAAATAGGCAATACATCTTCTGCCCTCTTGCTTACATTGCTGGTGCTCGCCCTTGTGGTAATCCCCTTCAGCCTCGTGCTCACCATGGCCATAAGGCAGTCCATAGAGCTACTTCATCTTGCGGTCAGCCTCACCCAGAACAGCTCCTACATGGATTTAATAAAGGGCACGCTTGAAAACCCGCTACTCAAGAGGATATTTACCGAAGAGGAAATAAAGGGTTTTCTGGCATACCTTGAGTCTGAAGAATTCAGAAACATACTTATGAGCGGACTCAGGGACTTTCTTCAGAGGGGATTGAACCTTGCAGCTTCCATGCTTCCGGCAATTGGTGGTTTTATCTTCAAAACTTTCGTATTTCTACTCACGTTGTTTTTCATACTCAGGGACGGTCCAAAATTCGTAAGATTCGCTGAGCGTTTTCTTCCTATGCACAGGGAAGATATAGAGCAGGTCTCCATAACCATTTACAAGACAGTCCTTGCCACCGTCTACGGTTCCATAGGGGTTGGGATAGCCCAGAGCTCGGTGGGTTTTATTGGATACAAGCTGGCAGGCATGGACTACGCCATACTCCTCGCCATGGCAACCTTCATAAGCTCCTTTATACCGCCCTTTGGCGCAGGCTTTGTATGGTTTCCTGTAGCAGTCTATACCCTTGCAACAAAGGGAACATACCCTGGCGTTTTCATGTTCCTCTATGGCATGTTTATTATATCAACCATAGACAACTTTATAAGACCTCTTATCATGAAAATGGGTATAAGCGTGCCTTACATAGTGCTCTTTTTTTCCATAGTGGGTGGTCTTCTGACCTTTGGCTTTGTGGGTATATTCCTCGGACCTATTATATTCACAACCCTTTTCACCCTTGCCCTGATATATGAGAAGAGAGTGCTGGGCAAGGAAGAGCCTACTCAAGCCCGTGCATCTTGA
- a CDS encoding helix-turn-helix domain-containing protein gives MVVLVEPVERDLESLVLRVFLKSIDVLGGLSRLAEYKTLTWLPSLARAVYCVVLREEYLKTDREIAEKVGLTVQTVRNILRAEPSTALEKLRRIEELLEEERKELKVHTAGGIAKLAYKLVKEGHEEPQVFLQYCERVAYALDIPWAYMVLKRLKGTDFPIQSADSISNRLEGVYIRGRTAREVLQELEYPIKNPAELLHRIRENLKMHGLE, from the coding sequence ATGGTGGTGCTGGTAGAACCCGTGGAGAGAGACCTTGAATCACTTGTTTTGAGGGTCTTTTTAAAATCCATTGATGTGCTCGGTGGACTTTCCAGGCTGGCAGAATACAAAACCCTCACATGGCTTCCATCTCTTGCCAGGGCAGTTTACTGCGTGGTGCTAAGGGAAGAATACTTGAAAACAGACAGGGAAATAGCGGAGAAGGTGGGTCTCACTGTTCAGACGGTAAGAAACATACTCAGGGCGGAGCCATCCACAGCACTTGAAAAGCTCAGAAGGATAGAGGAACTCCTTGAAGAGGAAAGGAAAGAGCTGAAGGTCCACACCGCAGGCGGAATTGCAAAACTTGCATACAAGCTGGTGAAGGAGGGACACGAAGAACCACAGGTCTTTCTCCAATACTGTGAGAGGGTTGCCTATGCCCTTGACATTCCCTGGGCCTATATGGTGCTAAAAAGGCTCAAGGGAACAGACTTCCCCATACAGTCCGCAGACAGCATATCCAACAGACTTGAGGGTGTTTATATAAGGGGCAGAACTGCAAGGGAAGTGCTCCAGGAGCTGGAGTATCCCATAAAGAACCCGGCAGAGCTACTTCACAGGATAAGGGAAAACCTCAAGATGCACGGGCTTGAGTAG
- a CDS encoding HU family DNA-binding protein, with product MKKKILVQKLHEEHSSLYSKKKVYRMVNFLLNMMREGIASGDGLKISGFGSFRKRGKRVIFRPSKKLLYRLKTEAKRSKM from the coding sequence ATGAAAAAGAAAATACTGGTTCAGAAACTGCACGAGGAGCACTCTTCTCTTTATTCAAAGAAAAAGGTATACAGAATGGTGAACTTTCTGCTAAATATGATGAGGGAGGGCATAGCTTCTGGAGATGGTTTGAAAATCTCAGGCTTTGGCAGTTTCAGAAAGAGGGGAAAACGGGTAATATTCAGACCGAGTAAAAAGCTTCTATACAGGTTGAAAACAGAGGCAAAAAGGTCTAAAATGTAA
- a CDS encoding S1 RNA-binding domain-containing protein, with the protein MGEFEKLFEEGLELKEIKRGEVIKGKVVKVDERNLYVDVGYKVEAIIPREELPEARVGDEVKAVVLRFSKGGSPILSYRRYLEEKLTGFLKSCYEKGKFITGTVLERKDDSYVVDISGLRASLPAKEALRNLKEGKKIVAKITELRREEDGLKVVLSQRDYIKAQEEKKKSRLLSKIKVGDLVEGRVIKIDPDKGITLLVGNALRAFLPLEELSWGRDRNPYNYAEIDERLRVKVKRIPKDGQFIFVSLRETKENPWLKAEQSIQKGQVVSGRVVEVRENGLLLEVIEGVEGFVPKEEISYDGSTFKKGDRVSAQVLDFDPKRHKLVLSIRRTLPKPWEEYIKEHPVGSKVTGTVEKIEGARAIVRLEKGVQGVVHRSDLAWIKPGRVEDVLHVGQSLEFMVLGLDGKFVKLGLKQLMENPWEAVLKSYSIGKRVKLKVKSVHPFGAFLQFPEGVDGLLPISEMPKGLKLQEGQEVEARIIELSQDKITFSMKEEEKREEIITTSDKGFTLGDILKKKMKI; encoded by the coding sequence ATGGGTGAGTTTGAAAAGCTCTTTGAAGAGGGTCTTGAACTTAAAGAGATAAAGAGAGGGGAGGTGATAAAGGGTAAGGTGGTAAAGGTTGATGAAAGGAACCTATACGTGGATGTAGGATACAAGGTGGAGGCTATAATCCCAAGAGAAGAACTGCCAGAGGCCAGGGTTGGTGATGAGGTAAAAGCAGTGGTCCTCAGGTTCAGCAAAGGAGGTTCTCCCATACTGTCCTACAGGAGATACCTTGAAGAAAAGCTTACAGGTTTTCTAAAATCCTGCTATGAGAAAGGCAAGTTCATAACAGGGACGGTGCTGGAAAGGAAGGATGATAGTTATGTGGTTGATATTAGTGGTTTGAGGGCATCCCTTCCTGCAAAGGAAGCTCTGAGAAACCTCAAGGAAGGCAAAAAGATAGTGGCAAAGATAACGGAACTCAGAAGGGAGGAGGACGGTCTTAAGGTTGTGCTATCCCAGAGGGATTACATAAAGGCTCAGGAAGAAAAAAAGAAATCAAGGCTTCTCTCCAAAATAAAGGTGGGAGATTTGGTGGAAGGCAGGGTTATAAAGATAGACCCAGATAAGGGAATAACCCTGCTTGTGGGCAACGCCCTCAGAGCCTTTCTTCCCCTTGAAGAGCTGAGCTGGGGAAGGGACAGGAATCCTTACAACTATGCGGAGATTGACGAGAGGCTGAGGGTAAAGGTAAAGAGAATACCCAAAGACGGACAGTTTATCTTCGTTAGCCTGAGGGAAACAAAGGAAAACCCCTGGCTGAAAGCAGAACAGAGCATACAGAAGGGCCAGGTGGTGAGCGGAAGGGTTGTGGAGGTGAGGGAAAACGGACTGCTCCTTGAAGTCATAGAGGGTGTTGAGGGCTTTGTGCCAAAAGAGGAAATATCCTATGACGGAAGCACCTTCAAAAAGGGCGACAGGGTATCAGCTCAGGTGCTTGATTTTGACCCAAAAAGACACAAGCTGGTTTTGAGTATAAGGAGAACCCTTCCAAAGCCATGGGAAGAATACATAAAGGAACATCCCGTTGGAAGTAAGGTCACCGGCACCGTAGAGAAGATAGAAGGAGCCAGAGCTATAGTAAGGCTCGAAAAGGGTGTGCAGGGGGTTGTTCACAGAAGCGACCTGGCATGGATAAAGCCGGGTAGAGTTGAGGATGTGCTCCATGTGGGACAGTCCCTGGAGTTTATGGTGCTTGGGCTAGATGGAAAGTTTGTAAAGCTTGGTCTCAAACAGCTTATGGAAAATCCCTGGGAAGCCGTGCTTAAAAGCTACAGCATTGGTAAGAGGGTGAAGCTAAAGGTCAAAAGCGTGCATCCCTTTGGTGCCTTCCTGCAGTTTCCAGAGGGTGTGGACGGACTCTTGCCTATATCTGAAATGCCAAAAGGTCTGAAACTCCAGGAAGGTCAGGAGGTGGAAGCAAGAATAATAGAGCTCTCTCAGGATAAGATAACCTTCAGCATGAAGGAGGAGGAGAAAAGGGAGGAAATAATAACCACTTCTGACAAGGGCTTTACACTGGGCGACATACTCAAGAAAAAAATGAAGATATGA
- a CDS encoding RtcB family protein: protein MSLKESLLKVSDFVYKLPENTLQGQKVPVYFYLSERLYELLEEDAIRQAGNAGTLPGVEKAIYVMPDVHVGYGFPVGGVMATDIEEGIISPGSIGYDINCGVRLIATNLTAERVQPVRKELMQEILKNVPAGVGSTGKLKLSKAELAEVAIKGARWAIEKGYGFEEDLEHIESNGALPGADPSKVSDFAFQRGSDELGTVGSGNHFVEVQYVDEIYEEGVAKKLGLHLGQVTIMVHSGSRGFGHQVCVDYLKTAKDALKKYGIDIPDMQLACMPFKSPEGQDYFRAMNSAANYAFANRQILGYLTADTVRRFFGLSWEEFGYRLLYDLAHNIGKVEEHRVEGKRKKLLVHRKGATRAFPPHNPDVPPAYREIGQPVLLPGDVGRYSFLLVGQEKSMDMSFGSACHGAGRLMSRTKAKEFVRKEGLEKVLGGLVVVARGKGTVAEEIPQAYKDVSEVAYVVHSLGIARLVARFKPLGTLKG, encoded by the coding sequence ATGAGCCTCAAGGAGAGCCTTCTTAAGGTTTCTGATTTTGTCTACAAACTTCCAGAAAATACCCTTCAGGGGCAGAAGGTGCCAGTCTACTTCTACCTGAGCGAGAGGCTCTATGAACTCCTTGAAGAGGATGCCATAAGACAGGCAGGTAACGCAGGGACGCTCCCCGGCGTAGAGAAAGCCATCTATGTAATGCCAGATGTGCATGTGGGCTACGGATTTCCTGTGGGTGGGGTGATGGCAACGGACATAGAAGAGGGCATAATAAGCCCAGGCTCCATAGGCTACGACATAAACTGCGGTGTAAGGCTTATAGCCACAAACCTGACCGCAGAGAGGGTCCAGCCTGTTAGAAAAGAGCTCATGCAGGAAATACTCAAAAACGTTCCTGCCGGTGTGGGTTCCACGGGAAAACTGAAACTTTCAAAGGCAGAGCTTGCTGAGGTGGCGATAAAAGGTGCAAGGTGGGCTATAGAGAAGGGTTATGGCTTTGAAGAAGACCTCGAGCATATAGAGAGCAATGGTGCCCTCCCGGGTGCAGACCCTTCAAAGGTTTCAGATTTTGCCTTTCAGCGGGGTTCTGATGAGCTGGGCACAGTGGGCTCTGGCAACCACTTTGTGGAAGTGCAGTATGTGGATGAGATTTACGAAGAGGGTGTGGCAAAAAAACTGGGTCTTCATCTCGGCCAGGTTACCATAATGGTTCATTCCGGCTCAAGGGGCTTCGGTCATCAGGTATGCGTGGACTACCTTAAAACCGCAAAGGATGCTCTAAAAAAATATGGCATAGATATACCCGATATGCAGCTTGCCTGCATGCCCTTTAAATCTCCAGAGGGTCAGGACTATTTTAGGGCGATGAACTCTGCAGCCAACTATGCCTTTGCCAATAGACAGATACTTGGCTATCTGACTGCAGACACGGTCAGAAGATTTTTTGGCTTATCTTGGGAAGAGTTTGGTTACAGGCTCCTATACGACCTTGCCCACAACATAGGAAAGGTAGAGGAGCACCGTGTTGAAGGTAAAAGGAAGAAGTTGCTTGTTCACCGTAAAGGTGCTACGAGGGCATTCCCCCCACACAATCCTGATGTTCCACCCGCCTACAGGGAAATAGGCCAGCCTGTCCTCCTTCCGGGAGATGTAGGAAGATATTCCTTTCTCCTCGTTGGTCAGGAAAAAAGCATGGACATGAGCTTTGGAAGTGCCTGCCATGGAGCTGGAAGACTTATGTCAAGGACAAAGGCAAAGGAGTTTGTCAGAAAAGAGGGGCTTGAAAAGGTTCTTGGTGGTCTCGTGGTGGTTGCAAGGGGTAAGGGAACGGTTGCAGAAGAGATTCCACAGGCATACAAGGATGTCTCAGAGGTTGCCTATGTGGTTCACTCTCTTGGCATAGCCAGGCTTGTGGCAAGATTCAAACCTTTAGGCACTTTAAAGGGTTAA
- a CDS encoding nickel-dependent hydrogenase large subunit, protein MKRLVIDPITRIEGHLRIEAELEGNSIKSAYSSGTMVRGIEIILRGRDPREAWAFAQRICGVCTTVHAFASIRAVEDALSIKVPKNASLIRKLMIGTLFVHDHVVHFYHLHALDWINPVHALKADPVKTSELARSLSSYEKSTPSYFKEVQEKIRAQVERGQLGIFSKGYWNHPDYRLPPEANLMAVAHYLDALNWQTQIVQLHTIFGGKNPHPNFAVGGMPSPIDLQSDTAINMEKLSRVKTLIDQMADFVEKVYLPDLLAIASFYGDWFQKGEGVGNFLVLGEPEGDSYRDGRFFIPPTFIRDRKLQAYEDVDYSKVEEYVTHSWYKYSKGDQIGLHPFEGETVLNYTGPEPPYEYLNVEGKYSWLKAPRYGGLSAEVGPLARILALYARGLPGVREMVDSYLSRLGLPISALYSTMGRTLSRGLETYLYAHAMKGWYAQLIENIKSGDTRTFNAEKWEPSTWPREAKGLGLMEAPRGSLSHWVHVKEGRIENYQAVVPTTWNGSPRDAKGQPSPYEASLVGHTLADPREPLEILRTIHSFDPCLACAVHLYREEEELISVKLL, encoded by the coding sequence ATGAAAAGGCTGGTGATTGACCCCATAACAAGGATAGAAGGACACCTCAGGATTGAGGCTGAGCTGGAGGGGAACAGCATAAAGTCCGCCTACTCCTCTGGCACCATGGTGAGGGGCATTGAGATAATTCTGAGAGGAAGAGACCCCAGAGAGGCATGGGCTTTTGCCCAGAGGATATGTGGCGTATGCACCACGGTGCACGCCTTTGCCTCCATAAGGGCTGTGGAAGACGCTCTGAGTATAAAGGTGCCGAAGAACGCCTCTCTCATAAGAAAGCTCATGATAGGGACGCTCTTTGTGCACGACCATGTGGTGCACTTTTATCACCTTCATGCCCTTGACTGGATAAATCCCGTTCATGCCCTGAAGGCGGACCCCGTAAAGACCTCCGAACTTGCCAGAAGCCTGTCCAGTTATGAGAAGTCCACACCCTCTTACTTTAAAGAAGTTCAGGAAAAGATAAGGGCTCAGGTGGAGAGGGGTCAGCTGGGCATCTTCAGCAAGGGATACTGGAACCACCCCGATTACAGGCTTCCACCAGAGGCAAATCTGATGGCTGTTGCCCACTACCTCGATGCCCTCAACTGGCAGACACAGATAGTTCAGCTCCACACCATTTTTGGGGGCAAAAACCCCCACCCCAACTTTGCCGTTGGTGGCATGCCCTCACCCATAGACCTTCAGAGCGACACAGCCATAAACATGGAAAAGCTCAGCAGGGTTAAAACCCTCATAGACCAGATGGCGGACTTTGTGGAAAAGGTCTATCTTCCAGACCTTCTTGCCATAGCCAGCTTTTACGGGGACTGGTTCCAAAAGGGGGAAGGCGTTGGGAACTTTCTGGTTCTCGGTGAGCCAGAAGGGGACTCCTACAGAGATGGCAGGTTCTTTATACCCCCCACCTTCATAAGGGACAGAAAGCTGCAGGCTTATGAAGATGTGGACTACTCAAAGGTGGAGGAGTATGTGACCCATAGCTGGTATAAATACTCTAAGGGCGACCAGATAGGGCTTCACCCCTTTGAGGGGGAGACTGTTTTAAACTATACGGGACCAGAGCCACCTTACGAATATCTCAACGTGGAAGGCAAATACAGCTGGCTGAAGGCTCCAAGATACGGAGGCTTGTCTGCTGAGGTGGGACCTCTTGCCAGAATCCTTGCCCTCTACGCGAGGGGATTGCCGGGTGTGAGAGAGATGGTTGACTCCTACCTATCAAGGCTTGGACTTCCCATTTCAGCCCTTTACTCCACCATGGGCAGGACCCTCTCAAGGGGTCTTGAGACCTACCTTTATGCTCATGCCATGAAGGGCTGGTATGCCCAGCTCATTGAGAACATAAAGTCTGGCGACACAAGAACCTTCAACGCAGAAAAATGGGAGCCCTCCACATGGCCCCGAGAGGCAAAGGGTCTTGGACTTATGGAGGCACCACGGGGCTCTCTTTCCCACTGGGTTCATGTAAAGGAGGGCAGAATAGAAAACTATCAGGCTGTGGTGCCCACCACGTGGAACGGCTCTCCAAGGGATGCAAAGGGACAGCCCTCACCCTATGAAGCATCTCTCGTAGGTCACACCCTTGCAGACCCCAGAGAGCCCCTTGAGATTTTGAGAACCATACACTCCTTTGACCCCTGCCTTGCCTGCGCGGTGCATCTGTATAGGGAGGAAGAGGAGCTTATTTCAGTAAAATTGCTGTAG
- a CDS encoding (Fe-S)-binding protein, producing MAVLSKEEIGQEEVEKFYQFCKKSIDMEVASYLEACVRCGICAEACLFYMGENVSGRIDPTLTPAYKADLLREIYKENYTLLGRLKKLFGFGVKIKPEELKEQARLAFYTCTNCDRCTKACPMGIDTPRLVSIVRGALTHAGLTPKDLADATNLSVEKGSPLGVDTQTFLQRLEFISDEYEVNIPIDRKPSEYLYIPSSIELMKFPSSVASAAKVLNRAGVSWSMSTVAHEATNFGLFAQSREVTREMLRRVLQGAKDLGVKYIIAPECGHAYQSMRFIAPNVFPEEWDFEVLNIVELIDRMLTEGRLRLKGKVLKETATLHDSCQIGRRGGVLREPRRILKELAEDFRDSVLIPEHNICCGGGGGVLVIGDADYYRQKAFISKMTLFDKTKARTVVCYCANCMLALTKSSQELKRDYRFVSMVELVAEALEEET from the coding sequence ATGGCAGTGCTTTCAAAGGAAGAGATAGGTCAGGAGGAGGTTGAAAAGTTCTACCAGTTCTGTAAAAAGAGCATCGATATGGAGGTGGCTTCTTACCTTGAAGCCTGTGTACGTTGCGGCATATGTGCGGAGGCATGCCTCTTTTACATGGGGGAGAATGTCTCTGGAAGGATAGACCCAACCCTCACACCTGCCTACAAGGCAGACCTCCTGAGGGAGATATACAAGGAAAACTACACACTCTTGGGAAGGCTTAAAAAGCTCTTTGGCTTTGGGGTCAAGATAAAACCAGAGGAACTGAAAGAGCAGGCAAGGCTTGCCTTTTACACCTGCACCAACTGCGACAGGTGCACAAAGGCATGCCCCATGGGCATTGACACACCAAGGCTTGTGAGCATAGTAAGGGGTGCTCTCACCCATGCAGGACTGACGCCAAAGGACCTTGCGGATGCCACCAACCTTTCAGTGGAAAAGGGCAGTCCCCTGGGCGTGGACACGCAGACCTTCCTGCAGAGGCTTGAGTTCATCTCCGATGAGTATGAGGTGAACATTCCTATAGACAGAAAGCCCTCCGAGTATCTTTACATTCCATCCTCCATAGAGCTTATGAAGTTCCCATCCTCTGTCGCCTCTGCGGCAAAGGTTTTGAATAGGGCGGGAGTCAGCTGGAGCATGTCCACAGTAGCCCACGAGGCCACCAACTTTGGACTTTTTGCCCAGAGCAGGGAGGTAACGAGGGAGATGCTCAGAAGGGTGCTTCAGGGTGCAAAGGACCTTGGCGTCAAATACATCATAGCCCCAGAATGCGGACACGCTTATCAGTCCATGAGGTTTATAGCACCAAACGTGTTTCCAGAAGAGTGGGACTTTGAAGTGCTCAACATCGTGGAGCTCATAGACAGGATGCTGACGGAGGGCAGGCTCAGGTTGAAGGGCAAGGTGCTTAAAGAAACTGCAACACTTCACGATTCCTGTCAGATTGGAAGGAGAGGAGGGGTTCTCAGAGAGCCGAGAAGGATACTCAAGGAGCTTGCGGAGGACTTCAGAGACTCAGTGCTCATTCCAGAACACAACATATGCTGCGGCGGGGGTGGAGGTGTGCTTGTGATAGGCGATGCGGACTACTACAGACAGAAGGCTTTTATATCCAAGATGACCCTCTTTGACAAGACAAAGGCAAGGACGGTAGTCTGCTACTGTGCCAATTGCATGCTCGCCCTTACAAAGAGCAGTCAGGAGCTTAAGAGAGATTACAGGTTTGTCAGCATGGTTGAGCTTGTGGCAGAAGCTCTGGAGGAAGAGACATGA